A window of the Butyricimonas virosa genome harbors these coding sequences:
- a CDS encoding fasciclin domain-containing protein: MNKLLVTMIVLLLIGGCSTNWNFENTGLAKEHFDGNMYEYLRSDSYNWDSIRLIIERAELVPLFEGKDPITFIGPTNHSVRKWMNDKFINCINDIDKDACIKIVKDHLFAGKILRDDIPQGKYLTQEGGDVYTTLSGKSIWMGLFYEDYGNVVEGGVRVIYLKGDVTIDIASSNIQPTNGVVHSLSYNYVLGGL; encoded by the coding sequence ATGAATAAATTATTAGTTACAATGATCGTACTCCTTTTGATAGGAGGGTGTTCTACAAATTGGAATTTTGAGAATACGGGATTAGCTAAAGAACATTTCGACGGAAATATGTATGAATATTTAAGAAGTGACTCTTATAATTGGGATTCAATACGATTGATAATAGAAAGGGCAGAATTGGTGCCTTTGTTCGAGGGAAAAGACCCGATCACGTTTATAGGTCCCACGAATCACTCTGTTAGAAAATGGATGAATGACAAGTTTATAAATTGTATCAATGACATAGATAAAGATGCTTGTATTAAAATTGTTAAGGATCACTTGTTTGCCGGGAAGATATTACGTGACGATATTCCCCAAGGAAAATATCTTACACAGGAAGGGGGAGATGTTTATACAACTCTCTCTGGAAAGAGTATTTGGATGGGGCTGTTTTATGAAGATTATGGTAATGTTGTAGAAGGGGGAGTACGGGTGATCTATTTAAAGGGAGATGTGACTATTGATATTGCTTCTTCTAACATACAGCCTACAAATGGGGTTGTACATTCGTTGAGCTATAATTACGTGTTAGGTGGATTATGA
- the lepB gene encoding signal peptidase I, with protein MKKVIKSIFQYVGAILLAIVIAALLRFFIVDFYSIPSDSMYPTIEPGDFIVVNKMYMGARFYKNFDFLDGAHPETVRTPGFSSLKRNDVIVFNFPTHTNGRWDMDLGTFYVKRCIALPGDTLSIIKGINHVNGKTGFGNVEEQQRLHHYHGEYAPGIYNAFPFDYWHRWNIQDFGPLYLPAAGTTILLDTLNFSLYRHLIAYETQAPVHSQQRQLYIRDSLIREYTFQKNWYFVAGDQVFNSRDSRYIGPIPEDFIVGKASFILTSKDPHTKKYVWQRFFKKIK; from the coding sequence ATGAAAAAAGTAATTAAATCCATATTCCAATACGTGGGAGCCATACTGTTAGCCATCGTGATTGCCGCCCTGTTACGCTTTTTTATCGTGGACTTTTACAGCATCCCTTCCGATTCGATGTACCCCACCATCGAACCAGGCGATTTTATCGTGGTGAACAAAATGTACATGGGAGCCCGCTTTTACAAAAACTTCGACTTTCTGGACGGCGCACACCCGGAAACTGTGCGGACACCGGGATTTTCTTCCCTAAAACGTAATGACGTGATTGTTTTCAACTTTCCTACGCATACAAACGGTCGTTGGGACATGGATTTAGGGACATTTTATGTGAAACGATGTATCGCCCTTCCGGGAGACACGCTATCGATCATCAAGGGAATCAATCACGTCAACGGCAAAACGGGATTCGGAAACGTGGAAGAACAGCAACGCCTACATCATTATCACGGGGAGTACGCCCCGGGTATTTACAACGCTTTCCCTTTCGATTACTGGCACCGTTGGAACATCCAAGACTTTGGTCCCCTATACCTTCCCGCAGCGGGAACCACTATCCTACTCGACACACTAAATTTCTCGCTTTATCGTCACCTGATCGCTTACGAAACCCAAGCTCCAGTACACTCGCAACAACGCCAACTCTACATCCGAGACTCCTTGATCCGGGAATACACGTTCCAAAAAAACTGGTACTTCGTGGCCGGAGATCAAGTCTTCAACTCCAGAGATTCTCGCTATATCGGTCCTATTCCCGAAGACTTTATCGTGGGTAAAGCTTCGTTCATCCTCACGTCAAAAGACCCACACACGAAAAAATACGTGTGGCAGAGATTTTTCAAAAAGATAAAATAA